From one Rhodamnia argentea isolate NSW1041297 chromosome 1, ASM2092103v1, whole genome shotgun sequence genomic stretch:
- the LOC115752780 gene encoding kinesin-like protein KIN-14I isoform X1, whose translation MSTEQAVTFSVESVVEDVLQQHKTRLSDRNLASRKAEEASLRRYEAAGWLRKTVGVVGGKDLPAHPSEEEFRLGLRSGIILCNVLNKIQPGAIPKVVEAPSDSVIIPDGAALSAYQYFENVRNFLVIVEEMGLPTFENSDLEQGGKSARIVNCVLALKAYSEWKQGGGVGSWKLAGAKPTTSTKQFIRKNSEPFMNSFSRTSSASEKSLDGLLSEHGDICQDLNAAVSSRSLNMLVRQVLSDRKQEDIPIVVESLLSKVMEEFERRLASQNELMKTESRDVEISCCDQSLSTSGSEDTKIEDQIAAHIPSEEQYSQKLTDDEASEGQLSKKRLLVDQQKKDIQELKHTLCTAKAGMQSLQMTYMEELANLGKHLHNLAHAASGYQKVLEENRRLYNQVQDLKGNIRVYCRVRPFFAGQANRLSVVDRIEEGNITMNTFSKYGKEARKSFTFNKVFGPSATQEEVFSDTQPLIRSVLDGYNVCIFAYGQTGSGKTYTMTGPKELTEEGKGVNFRALSDLFLLSEQRKASILYEVSVQMIEIYNEQVRDLLVTDGQNKRVEIRNSSQNGINVPDANLVPVSSSSDVLNLMNLGHSNRAVGATALNDRSSRSHSCVTVHVQGKVLTSGTILRGCMHLVDLAGSERVDKSEVTGDRLKEAQHINKSLSALGDVISALAQKSSHVPYRNSKLTQLLQDSLGGQAKTLMFVHISPEPDALGESISTLKFAERVSTIELGAARVNKDSADVKELKEQIAGLKAALAKKEGGRQQLHRSRSSSPERFEVQSGLSMQLSWEGPGHVAISHRQPMEDVGNIEIQNKLTSKLKRRSLDLQDMLANSPPWPPVTNPGLNGNDDEKELVAGEWVDKVMVKKHDALSREEHPPVTWEAENGDLPHMFYQRHSSDPSIVSQNKLPPNKIKNNQDCDVRRDRCNDNDSDDLEAATSDSSEPDLLWQYSASKVAKNGLASRVKKPQPKSGKSPETRSLIPTLVPSPSRKLPHGVSTTPHKARQSMTTDGRRRNGYAK comes from the exons ATGTCGACGGAGCAAGCGGTGACGTTCTCCGTGGAGTCTGTGGTGGAGGACGTCCTTCAGCAGCACAAGACTCGATTGAGCGATCGCAACTTGGCTTCGCGGAAAGCGGAGGAAGCTT CCTTGAGAAGGTATGAAGCGGCTGGATGGTTGAGAAAGACTGTTGGAGTGGTTGGTGGCAAAGATCTGCCTGCTCACCCTTCTGAAGAAGAGTTTAGGCTTGGATTGCGAAGCGGAATAATCCTTTGCAATGTTCTTAACAAAATACAACCCGGGGCTATACCAAAA GTAGTTGAAGCCCCATCTGATTCTGTTATCATTCCCGATGGAGCAGCACTTTCAGCTTATCAGTATTTTGAGAATGTGAGGAATTTTCTCGTAATTGTGGAGGAAATGGGGCTTCCGACCTTTGAAAACTCTGACTTGGAACAG GGAGGAAAATCGGCTCGGATTGTGAACTGCGTCCTGGCACTAAAAGCTTATAGTGAATGGAAGCAAGGAGGTGGAGTTGGATCATGGAAACTTGCTGGAGCTAAGCCCACTACTTCTACTAAACAATTCATACGCAAGAATTCAGAGCCATTCATGAATTCCTTTTCGAGGACCTCCTCCGCTAGCGAGAAGTCTCTAGATGGTTTGTTAAGTGAACATGGTGATATATGTCAGGACCTCAATGCTGCA GTATCATCACGTTCTCTGAATATGTTAGTACGGCAAGTTCTTTCAGATAGGAAACAAGAAGACATTCCAATT GTTGTGGAATCTTTATTGAGTAAAGTCATGGAGGAGTTTGAACGTCGTTTAGCAAGTCAAAATGAACTG ATGAAAACTGAATCAAGAGATGTGGAAATATCCTGCTGTGACCAGTCTCTTTCTACAAGTGGATCCGAGGACACAAAG ATTGAAGACCAAATCGCAGCACACATTCCATCAGAGGAACAGTATAGTCAAAAGTTGACTGATGATGAGGCATCAGAAGGTCAACTCTCGAAAAAACGGCTGCTAGTTGACCAGCAAAAGAAAGATATTCAG GAGCTAAAGCATACTCTATGTACAGCAAAAGCAGGAATGCAATCTCTACAAATGACGTATATGGAGGAGCTTGCCAATCTTG GTAAACACCTACATAATCTAGCTCATGCTGCTTCTGGATACCAAAAAGTTCTAGAGGAAAATCGCAGGTTGTACAATCAGGTGCAAGACTTGAAAG GAAATATAAGGGTATATTGTCGCGTGAGACCATTTTTTGCTGGGCAAGCAAATCGTCTAAGCGTTGTGGACCGCATAGAGGAAGGAAATATTACAATGAATACCTTCTCTAAATATGGGAAGGAGGCAAGGAAGTCATTTACATTCAACAAAGTATTTGGTCCTTCAGCAACCCAAG AGGAAGTATTCTCAGACACTCAGCCCCTTATTCGGTCTGTTCTTGATGGTTACAATGTCTGCATATTTGCTTATGGCCAAACTGGATCTGGAAAAACATATACCATG acTGGACCGAAAGAGCTCACTGAGGAAGGCAAGGGTGTAAACTTCAGAGCTTTGAGTGATCTATTCCTTCTCTCTGAGCAGAGAAAGGCTTCCATTTTATATGAGGTATCTGTTCAGATGATTGAGATTTATAATGAGCAAGTCAGGGATCTCCTTGTGACTGATGGTCAGAACAAAAGAGTAGAAATACGTAACAGCAGTCAAAATGGAATAAATGTACCTGATGCAAACCTCGTGCCTGTGTCGTCGTCATCAGACGTCCTGAACTTGATGAACCTCGGTCATTCTAATCGTGCAGTTGGTGCAACTGCCCTCAATGACCGCAGCAGCCGTTCACATAG CTGCGTGACTGTTCACGTCCAAGGAAAAGTGCTAACATCTGGAACCATTCTTCGTGGTTGCATGCATCTGGTTGATCTGGCAGGAAGCGAAAGAGTGGACAAATCTGAGGTGACAGGGGATAGACTGAAGGAGGCACAACACATTAACAAATCTCTTTCTGCATTAGGAGATGTGATTTCTGCACTTGCTCAGAAGAGCTCGCATGTTCCTTACAGGAACAGTAAGCTGACACAATTGCTCCAAGATTCACTTG GAGGGCAAGCCAAGACGCTCATGTTTGTGCACATAAGTCCTGAGCCTGATGCTTTAGGAGAAAGTATCAGTACACTTAAATTTGCTGAAAGGGTGTCTACTATTGAACTTGGTGCTGCTCGAGTTAATAAAGATAGTGCAGATGTGAAAGAGCTGAAAGAGCag ATAGCTGGTCTTAAGGCTGCTCTTGCTAAGAAGGAGGGAGGAAGACAGCAGCTTCATCGTTCCCGGTCAAGCAGTCCAGAAAGATTTGAAGTACAATCGGGACTTTCCATGCAACTTAGTTGGGAGGGTCCAGGACATGTGGCAATTAGTCATAGACAACCCATGGAGGACGTAGGAAACATAGAG ATACAGAACAAATTGACATCCAAGCTGAAAAGACGGAGCTTAGATCTTCAGGATATGCTAGCAAACTCACCTCCCTGGCCGCCAGTTACCAATCCTGGACTAAATGGAAACGATGACGAGAAAGAATTAGTTGCAGGTGAGTGGGTTGATAAGGTAATGGTGAAAAAGCACGACGCCCTAAGTAGAGAGGAACATCCACCAGTTACCTGGGAGGCCGAAAATGGGGACTTGCCTCACATGTTTTATCAGAGACACTCCTCAGATCCGTCAATTGTATCCCAAAACAAGCTTCCACCAAACAAAATTAAGAACAACCAAGATTGTGATGTGCGGAGGGATCGATGTAACGATAACGACTCCGATGACCTGGAGGCTGCAACAAGTGACTCTTCTGAACCGGATTTGCTCTGGCAATATAGCGCTTCTAAAGTTGCCAAGAATGGTTTGGCTTCAAGGGTCAAGAAACCTCAGCCCAAGTCAGGAAAGAGCCCGGAGACAAG GAGTTTGATCCCCACGTTGGTTCCTTCGCCGTCGAGGAAACTGCCCCACGGAGTCAGTACGACACCGCACAAAGCTCGGCAGTCCATGACAACCGATGGAAGACGGAGAAATGGTTATGCAAAGTAA
- the LOC115752780 gene encoding kinesin-like protein KIN-14I isoform X2, giving the protein MSTEQAVTFSVESVVEDVLQQHKTRLSDRNLASRKAEEASLRRYEAAGWLRKTVGVVGGKDLPAHPSEEEFRLGLRSGIILCNVLNKIQPGAIPKVVEAPSDSVIIPDGAALSAYQYFENVRNFLVIVEEMGLPTFENSDLEQGGKSARIVNCVLALKAYSEWKQGGGVGSWKLAGAKPTTSTKQFIRKNSEPFMNSFSRTSSASEKSLDGLLSEHGDICQDLNAAVSSRSLNMLVRQVLSDRKQEDIPIVVESLLSKVMEEFERRLASQNELMKTESRDVEISCCDQSLSTSGSEDTKIEDQIAAHIPSEEQYSQKLTDDEASEGQLSKKRLLVDQQKKDIQELKHTLCTAKAGMQSLQMTYMEELANLGKHLHNLAHAASGYQKVLEENRRLYNQVQDLKGNIRVYCRVRPFFAGQANRLSVVDRIEEGNITMNTFSKYGKEARKSFTFNKVFGPSATQEEVFSDTQPLIRSVLDGYNVCIFAYGQTGSGKTYTMTGPKELTEEGKGVNFRALSDLFLLSEQRKASILYEVSVQMIEIYNEQVRDLLVTDGQNKRVEIRNSSQNGINVPDANLVPVSSSSDVLNLMNLGHSNRAVGATALNDRSSRSHSCVTVHVQGKVLTSGTILRGCMHLVDLAGSERVDKSEVTGDRLKEAQHINKSLSALGDVISALAQKSSHVPYRNSKLTQLLQDSLGGQAKTLMFVHISPEPDALGESISTLKFAERVSTIELGAARVNKDSADVKELKEQIAGLKAALAKKEGGRQQLHRSRSSSPERFEVQSGLSMQLSWEGPGHVAISHRQPMEDVGNIEIQNKLTSKLKRRSLDLQDMLANSPPWPPVTNPGLNGNDDEKELVAGEWVDKVMVKKHDALSREEHPPVTWEAENGDLPHMFYQRHSSDPSIVSQNKLPPNKIKNNQDCDVRRDRCNDNDSDDLEAATSDSSEPDLLWQYSASKVAKNGLASRVKKPQPKSGKSPETR; this is encoded by the exons ATGTCGACGGAGCAAGCGGTGACGTTCTCCGTGGAGTCTGTGGTGGAGGACGTCCTTCAGCAGCACAAGACTCGATTGAGCGATCGCAACTTGGCTTCGCGGAAAGCGGAGGAAGCTT CCTTGAGAAGGTATGAAGCGGCTGGATGGTTGAGAAAGACTGTTGGAGTGGTTGGTGGCAAAGATCTGCCTGCTCACCCTTCTGAAGAAGAGTTTAGGCTTGGATTGCGAAGCGGAATAATCCTTTGCAATGTTCTTAACAAAATACAACCCGGGGCTATACCAAAA GTAGTTGAAGCCCCATCTGATTCTGTTATCATTCCCGATGGAGCAGCACTTTCAGCTTATCAGTATTTTGAGAATGTGAGGAATTTTCTCGTAATTGTGGAGGAAATGGGGCTTCCGACCTTTGAAAACTCTGACTTGGAACAG GGAGGAAAATCGGCTCGGATTGTGAACTGCGTCCTGGCACTAAAAGCTTATAGTGAATGGAAGCAAGGAGGTGGAGTTGGATCATGGAAACTTGCTGGAGCTAAGCCCACTACTTCTACTAAACAATTCATACGCAAGAATTCAGAGCCATTCATGAATTCCTTTTCGAGGACCTCCTCCGCTAGCGAGAAGTCTCTAGATGGTTTGTTAAGTGAACATGGTGATATATGTCAGGACCTCAATGCTGCA GTATCATCACGTTCTCTGAATATGTTAGTACGGCAAGTTCTTTCAGATAGGAAACAAGAAGACATTCCAATT GTTGTGGAATCTTTATTGAGTAAAGTCATGGAGGAGTTTGAACGTCGTTTAGCAAGTCAAAATGAACTG ATGAAAACTGAATCAAGAGATGTGGAAATATCCTGCTGTGACCAGTCTCTTTCTACAAGTGGATCCGAGGACACAAAG ATTGAAGACCAAATCGCAGCACACATTCCATCAGAGGAACAGTATAGTCAAAAGTTGACTGATGATGAGGCATCAGAAGGTCAACTCTCGAAAAAACGGCTGCTAGTTGACCAGCAAAAGAAAGATATTCAG GAGCTAAAGCATACTCTATGTACAGCAAAAGCAGGAATGCAATCTCTACAAATGACGTATATGGAGGAGCTTGCCAATCTTG GTAAACACCTACATAATCTAGCTCATGCTGCTTCTGGATACCAAAAAGTTCTAGAGGAAAATCGCAGGTTGTACAATCAGGTGCAAGACTTGAAAG GAAATATAAGGGTATATTGTCGCGTGAGACCATTTTTTGCTGGGCAAGCAAATCGTCTAAGCGTTGTGGACCGCATAGAGGAAGGAAATATTACAATGAATACCTTCTCTAAATATGGGAAGGAGGCAAGGAAGTCATTTACATTCAACAAAGTATTTGGTCCTTCAGCAACCCAAG AGGAAGTATTCTCAGACACTCAGCCCCTTATTCGGTCTGTTCTTGATGGTTACAATGTCTGCATATTTGCTTATGGCCAAACTGGATCTGGAAAAACATATACCATG acTGGACCGAAAGAGCTCACTGAGGAAGGCAAGGGTGTAAACTTCAGAGCTTTGAGTGATCTATTCCTTCTCTCTGAGCAGAGAAAGGCTTCCATTTTATATGAGGTATCTGTTCAGATGATTGAGATTTATAATGAGCAAGTCAGGGATCTCCTTGTGACTGATGGTCAGAACAAAAGAGTAGAAATACGTAACAGCAGTCAAAATGGAATAAATGTACCTGATGCAAACCTCGTGCCTGTGTCGTCGTCATCAGACGTCCTGAACTTGATGAACCTCGGTCATTCTAATCGTGCAGTTGGTGCAACTGCCCTCAATGACCGCAGCAGCCGTTCACATAG CTGCGTGACTGTTCACGTCCAAGGAAAAGTGCTAACATCTGGAACCATTCTTCGTGGTTGCATGCATCTGGTTGATCTGGCAGGAAGCGAAAGAGTGGACAAATCTGAGGTGACAGGGGATAGACTGAAGGAGGCACAACACATTAACAAATCTCTTTCTGCATTAGGAGATGTGATTTCTGCACTTGCTCAGAAGAGCTCGCATGTTCCTTACAGGAACAGTAAGCTGACACAATTGCTCCAAGATTCACTTG GAGGGCAAGCCAAGACGCTCATGTTTGTGCACATAAGTCCTGAGCCTGATGCTTTAGGAGAAAGTATCAGTACACTTAAATTTGCTGAAAGGGTGTCTACTATTGAACTTGGTGCTGCTCGAGTTAATAAAGATAGTGCAGATGTGAAAGAGCTGAAAGAGCag ATAGCTGGTCTTAAGGCTGCTCTTGCTAAGAAGGAGGGAGGAAGACAGCAGCTTCATCGTTCCCGGTCAAGCAGTCCAGAAAGATTTGAAGTACAATCGGGACTTTCCATGCAACTTAGTTGGGAGGGTCCAGGACATGTGGCAATTAGTCATAGACAACCCATGGAGGACGTAGGAAACATAGAG ATACAGAACAAATTGACATCCAAGCTGAAAAGACGGAGCTTAGATCTTCAGGATATGCTAGCAAACTCACCTCCCTGGCCGCCAGTTACCAATCCTGGACTAAATGGAAACGATGACGAGAAAGAATTAGTTGCAGGTGAGTGGGTTGATAAGGTAATGGTGAAAAAGCACGACGCCCTAAGTAGAGAGGAACATCCACCAGTTACCTGGGAGGCCGAAAATGGGGACTTGCCTCACATGTTTTATCAGAGACACTCCTCAGATCCGTCAATTGTATCCCAAAACAAGCTTCCACCAAACAAAATTAAGAACAACCAAGATTGTGATGTGCGGAGGGATCGATGTAACGATAACGACTCCGATGACCTGGAGGCTGCAACAAGTGACTCTTCTGAACCGGATTTGCTCTGGCAATATAGCGCTTCTAAAGTTGCCAAGAATGGTTTGGCTTCAAGGGTCAAGAAACCTCAGCCCAAGTCAGGAAAGAGCCCGGAGACAAGGTAA